One segment of Cardiocondyla obscurior isolate alpha-2009 linkage group LG13, Cobs3.1, whole genome shotgun sequence DNA contains the following:
- the LOC139107513 gene encoding uncharacterized protein, producing MRVKNASQVLSGTLASYIETLTRTKCTVTVDDEDVKICNEEGIATAEAINFFNDLFDSVNSDAVNIDDNLLRCPVTENSEHHELWIDAKQK from the exons atgcgtGTAAAAAATGCCTCGCAGGTATTAAGTGGAACACTAGCCAGTTACATCGAAACATTAACGAGAACTAAAT GTACTGTAACTGTCGACGACGAAGATGTAAAGATCTGTAATGAAGAAGGAATCGCAACAGCAgaagctattaattttttcaacgatCTCTTCGATTCGGTGAATAGTGATGCGGTCAATATTGATGACAATTTATTACGGTGTCCTGTCACGGAAAACAGTGAACACCATGAACTATGGATAGACGctaaacaaaaatga